One region of Sphingomonas adhaesiva genomic DNA includes:
- the fdhD gene encoding formate dehydrogenase accessory sulfurtransferase FdhD yields the protein MDRTFRRVAADGTATPHPRAVIAEHPIAIEVNGLGYAVMMATPADVEDFVTGFALSERIVDTVEEMAALDLHPTDRGVIARLAVPPARAAALADRIRRRTADSSCGLCGMDNLDAVHRPLPRVPTAAPDAAAIFAALARMRAHQPLNRATGAAHAAMLCAADGTIRLAREDVGRHNAFDKLIGAMARRGLAWDGGFALLSSRCSYELVEKAALSGCPLLATVSAATDLALARAAAAGLTLVSLARDDAVLFSDPVR from the coding sequence ATGGATCGCACCTTCCGCCGCGTCGCCGCCGACGGCACCGCCACGCCGCACCCGCGCGCGGTGATCGCGGAGCATCCGATCGCGATCGAGGTGAACGGTCTCGGCTATGCGGTGATGATGGCGACCCCCGCCGATGTGGAGGACTTCGTCACCGGCTTCGCGCTGTCGGAACGCATCGTCGATACGGTGGAGGAGATGGCGGCGCTCGATCTCCACCCCACCGATCGGGGCGTGATCGCGCGCCTGGCGGTCCCGCCCGCGCGCGCCGCCGCGCTCGCCGACCGCATCCGCCGCCGCACCGCCGACAGTTCGTGCGGATTGTGCGGGATGGACAATCTCGACGCGGTCCACCGCCCGCTCCCCCGCGTCCCCACCGCCGCCCCGGACGCGGCCGCGATCTTCGCCGCGCTGGCGCGGATGCGCGCGCATCAGCCGCTCAACCGCGCCACCGGCGCCGCGCATGCCGCGATGCTCTGTGCCGCGGACGGCACGATCCGCCTCGCGCGCGAGGACGTCGGCCGCCACAATGCCTTCGACAAGCTGATCGGCGCGATGGCGCGGCGGGGGCTCGCCTGGGACGGCGGCTTCGCGCTGCTGTCCTCGCGCTGCTCCTACGAGCTGGTGGAGAAGGCCGCGCTCAGCGGCTGCCCGCTGCTCGCCACCGTGTCGGCCGCCACCGACCTCGCGCTCGCCCGTGCCGCCGCCGCCGGGCTGACGCTCGTCAGCCTCGCGCGTGACGACGCGGTGCTCTTTTCCGATCCCGTTCGTTAG
- a CDS encoding FdhF/YdeP family oxidoreductase, whose protein sequence is MTQQHDDRPDFTPYDGPAGGWGSVKSLADIIPREQNVAVTSAELLRQNKPGGFACVSCAWAKPHPPHPAEFCENGAKATAWEITSQRVTPDFFRRHTLSELRTWSDYRLEEAGRLTHPMKYDSASDKYVVAPWEEAFAAIAARLKPLNPKSVVFYASGRASLETSYMWQLMARLYGNQNLPDSSNMCHESTSVGLKAAIGVPVGTTRIEDFDACDCILHFGQNVATNSPRMLHQLRSVHKRGAQIIVFNPLRERGLERFTDPQNPIEMATGKETPIATQYHQVKAGGDIAAMMGIAKYLLDHDAVDHDFVARHTHDFAPFAEKVRATAWDEIERESGLARAAIERAAAAYARSTATIAIYGMGLTQHVKGVDNVRMLVNLLLMRGNIGKPGAGPCPVRGHSNVQGQRTVGITEKTELAPVEKLREVYGFDAPTEKGLDTVEACRGIIDGTVKAFLSLGGNFARAVPETELVEDGWRRLDLSVQIATKLNRSHLLPAAGDTWLLPCLGRIEQDIQATGPQRVTVEDSTSVIHASLGKVEPASPHLLSEPAIVAGIASALLPANPAVPWDAWVGDYALVRDEIAKVFPDFFARFNERLAEEPHGFWKGNKAAGREFDTPSGRAEFMVPQELNATGFAAADGRYRLLTLRSNDQFNTTIYGYSDRFRGINGTRQVVLMNRDDIAASGLAAGQKVTLATDAGDNHDRRVGDLIVVEYDVPPGCIAAYYPECNPLIPLDHHAEESHVPAAKSVPVRIVA, encoded by the coding sequence ATGACCCAGCAGCACGACGATCGCCCCGATTTCACCCCCTATGACGGCCCGGCCGGCGGCTGGGGCTCGGTGAAGTCGCTCGCCGACATCATCCCGCGCGAGCAGAACGTGGCCGTCACCTCCGCGGAGCTGCTGCGCCAGAACAAGCCCGGCGGCTTCGCCTGCGTCAGCTGCGCCTGGGCCAAGCCGCACCCGCCGCACCCGGCCGAATTCTGCGAGAACGGCGCGAAGGCGACCGCGTGGGAGATCACCAGCCAGCGCGTCACCCCCGATTTCTTCCGTCGCCACACGCTCAGCGAGCTGCGCACCTGGAGCGACTATCGGCTGGAGGAGGCCGGGCGTCTCACCCATCCGATGAAATACGATTCGGCCAGCGACAAATATGTCGTTGCGCCATGGGAAGAGGCGTTCGCCGCGATCGCCGCGCGGCTGAAACCGCTGAACCCCAAGTCGGTCGTCTTCTACGCCTCGGGCCGCGCCAGCCTGGAGACGTCCTACATGTGGCAGCTGATGGCGCGCCTCTACGGCAACCAGAACCTGCCCGACAGTTCCAACATGTGCCACGAATCGACCTCGGTCGGGTTGAAGGCGGCGATCGGCGTTCCGGTCGGGACCACCCGGATCGAGGATTTCGACGCGTGCGACTGCATCCTGCATTTCGGGCAGAACGTCGCCACCAACAGCCCGCGGATGCTCCACCAGCTGCGCAGCGTCCACAAGCGCGGTGCGCAGATCATCGTCTTCAATCCCTTGCGCGAACGCGGGCTGGAGCGGTTCACCGATCCGCAGAATCCGATCGAGATGGCGACGGGCAAGGAAACCCCGATCGCCACCCAATATCATCAGGTGAAGGCCGGCGGCGACATCGCCGCGATGATGGGGATCGCCAAATATCTGCTCGACCACGACGCGGTCGACCATGATTTCGTCGCGCGCCACACGCACGATTTCGCGCCCTTCGCCGAGAAGGTCCGCGCGACCGCGTGGGACGAGATCGAGCGCGAATCCGGCCTCGCCCGCGCCGCGATCGAACGCGCGGCGGCGGCCTATGCCCGGTCGACGGCGACGATCGCGATCTACGGCATGGGGCTGACCCAGCATGTGAAGGGCGTCGACAACGTCCGCATGCTCGTCAACCTGCTGCTGATGCGCGGCAACATCGGCAAGCCGGGCGCCGGCCCGTGCCCCGTGCGCGGGCACAGCAACGTGCAGGGCCAGCGCACCGTCGGCATCACCGAGAAGACCGAGCTGGCCCCGGTCGAGAAGCTCAGGGAAGTCTATGGCTTCGACGCGCCGACCGAAAAGGGGCTCGATACGGTGGAGGCCTGCCGCGGGATCATCGACGGGACGGTGAAGGCGTTCCTGTCGCTCGGCGGCAATTTCGCGCGCGCGGTGCCGGAGACGGAGCTGGTCGAGGACGGCTGGCGGCGGCTGGACCTGTCGGTGCAGATCGCGACCAAGCTCAACCGCAGCCACCTGCTCCCCGCCGCGGGCGATACGTGGCTGCTGCCGTGCCTCGGCCGGATCGAGCAGGACATCCAGGCGACCGGCCCGCAGCGCGTCACGGTCGAGGATTCGACCAGCGTCATCCATGCCTCGCTCGGCAAGGTGGAGCCCGCCAGCCCGCACCTGCTGTCCGAGCCCGCGATCGTCGCGGGCATCGCGTCGGCGCTGCTGCCCGCCAACCCCGCGGTGCCGTGGGACGCGTGGGTCGGCGACTATGCGCTGGTCCGCGACGAGATCGCGAAGGTCTTCCCCGACTTCTTCGCGCGCTTCAACGAGCGGCTGGCGGAGGAGCCGCACGGCTTCTGGAAGGGCAACAAGGCCGCCGGGCGCGAATTCGACACCCCCTCGGGGCGCGCCGAATTCATGGTGCCGCAGGAGTTGAACGCGACCGGCTTCGCCGCGGCGGACGGTCGCTACCGCCTGCTGACGCTGCGCTCGAATGACCAGTTCAACACGACGATCTACGGCTATTCCGACCGCTTCCGCGGCATCAACGGTACGCGGCAGGTGGTGCTGATGAACCGCGACGACATCGCGGCCTCCGGGCTGGCCGCCGGGCAGAAGGTGACGCTCGCGACCGATGCGGGGGACAATCACGACCGCCGCGTGGGCGACCTGATCGTGGTCGAATACGACGTCCCCCCGGGGTGCATCGCGGCCTATTACCCCGAGTGCAATCCGCTGATCCCGCTCGACCACCACGCCGAGGAAAGCCACGTCCCCGCGGCGAAATCGGTGCCGGTGCGGATCGTGGCGTAA
- a CDS encoding SDR family NAD(P)-dependent oxidoreductase, with the protein MKLGPDIAAIVTGGASGLGRATAEALIAHGCKVALFDKNADIGPQVAAEIGATWCEVDVMDQASVDAGFAAARAANGQERVLVNCAGGGFGGPNKTVARSREDGSITPYPIENFQKTLELNLVGSFRCLVGAAAGMMTLPPTDDGDRGAIVNTASVAGEEGQIGQVAYASAKAGVIGMTLVVARDLSGEGIRCNTILPGIFDTPLLGRAKPQVKAALSAMVPFPKRLGLAEEYARLALEMIRNSYFNGEDVRLDGAIRMQPK; encoded by the coding sequence GTGAAACTAGGCCCCGACATCGCGGCGATCGTCACCGGCGGCGCTTCCGGGCTCGGCCGCGCCACCGCGGAGGCGCTGATCGCGCATGGCTGCAAGGTGGCGCTGTTCGACAAGAACGCCGACATCGGGCCGCAGGTCGCCGCGGAGATCGGCGCGACCTGGTGCGAGGTCGACGTGATGGACCAGGCCTCGGTCGACGCCGGCTTCGCCGCCGCGCGCGCCGCCAACGGGCAGGAGCGCGTCCTCGTCAACTGCGCCGGCGGCGGCTTCGGCGGCCCCAACAAGACCGTCGCCCGGTCGAGGGAGGACGGTTCGATCACGCCGTATCCGATCGAGAATTTCCAGAAGACGCTGGAGCTCAACCTCGTGGGCTCGTTCCGCTGCCTGGTCGGCGCGGCGGCGGGGATGATGACGCTGCCCCCGACCGACGACGGCGACCGCGGCGCGATCGTCAATACCGCCAGCGTCGCGGGCGAGGAGGGGCAGATCGGGCAGGTCGCCTATGCCTCCGCCAAGGCCGGCGTGATCGGCATGACGCTGGTCGTCGCGCGCGACCTGTCGGGCGAGGGCATCCGCTGCAACACGATCCTGCCCGGCATCTTCGACACGCCGCTGCTGGGCCGCGCCAAGCCGCAGGTGAAGGCGGCGCTGTCGGCGATGGTGCCGTTCCCCAAGCGGCTGGGGCTGGCGGAGGAATATGCCCGCCTCGCGCTGGAGATGATCCGCAACAGCTATTTCAACGGCGAGGACGTCCGCCTGGACGGCGCCATCCGCATGCAGCCGAAGTGA
- a CDS encoding acyl-CoA dehydrogenase family protein, with protein sequence MNFDYSDDQKMLKDEARKFLDAKCPVTVVRGVLDDDTRHYDEALWRGVAEQGWLGAAIPEQYGGLGLGHVELCALAEELGRAVAPIPFASTVYFVAEALMLLGSEAQKAKWLPKIASGEVIGAFATSEGPGPVTSTSIRTSVVGNRITGTKIPVTDGNIANLLVVLAKDGLYLVEGPVESEVLTTLDPTRSAARVTFADNDCERLGDEDGLSAMSQVFDRAAVLLAFEQLGGADRALEMAKAYALDRQAFGRPIAGYQAIKHKLADIYVKNEIARSNAYYGAWALNAGAAELPLAAATARVAASEAYWFASKENIQTHGGIGFTWEADPQLHYRRSRQLSLVAGAPSTWRERLVTQLEQRNAA encoded by the coding sequence GTGAACTTCGACTATTCCGACGATCAGAAGATGCTGAAGGACGAGGCGCGCAAGTTCCTCGACGCCAAATGCCCGGTGACGGTCGTGCGCGGCGTGCTCGACGACGATACGCGCCATTATGACGAGGCGCTGTGGCGCGGCGTCGCGGAGCAGGGCTGGCTGGGCGCGGCGATCCCCGAGCAGTACGGCGGGCTCGGGCTCGGCCACGTCGAGCTGTGCGCGCTGGCGGAGGAGCTGGGCCGCGCGGTCGCGCCGATCCCCTTCGCCTCGACCGTCTATTTCGTCGCCGAGGCGCTGATGCTGCTGGGCAGCGAGGCGCAGAAGGCGAAATGGCTGCCGAAGATCGCGAGCGGCGAGGTGATCGGCGCCTTCGCGACGTCGGAGGGGCCGGGGCCGGTCACATCGACCAGCATCCGCACCTCCGTCGTGGGCAACCGCATCACGGGAACGAAGATCCCCGTCACCGACGGCAATATCGCCAACCTCTTGGTCGTGCTGGCGAAGGACGGCCTGTATCTGGTCGAGGGGCCGGTCGAATCGGAGGTGCTGACCACCCTCGACCCCACCCGCAGCGCCGCGCGCGTCACCTTCGCCGACAACGACTGCGAGCGGCTGGGCGACGAGGACGGCCTGTCCGCGATGAGCCAGGTGTTCGACCGGGCCGCGGTCCTGCTCGCCTTCGAACAGCTCGGCGGCGCCGATCGCGCGCTGGAGATGGCGAAGGCCTATGCGCTCGACCGGCAGGCGTTCGGCCGCCCGATCGCGGGCTATCAGGCGATCAAGCACAAGCTGGCCGACATCTATGTCAAGAACGAGATCGCGCGCTCCAACGCCTATTACGGCGCCTGGGCGCTGAACGCCGGCGCCGCCGAACTGCCGCTCGCCGCCGCCACCGCGCGCGTCGCGGCGAGCGAGGCGTACTGGTTCGCGTCGAAGGAGAATATCCAGACGCACGGCGGCATCGGCTTCACCTGGGAGGCCGACCCCCAGCTCCACTACCGCCGCTCGCGCCAGCTGTCGCTGGTCGCCGGCGCCCCGTCCACCTGGCGCGAGCGGCTGGTCACCCAGCTCGAACAGCGCAACGCCGCGTAA
- a CDS encoding acyl-CoA dehydrogenase family protein: MDFNDTPEEAAYRTRARDWLESNVAEHKAQGHADDMAAARAWQARKAAAGYAQITWPKEWGGGGGTPIQSVIFGQEEAKHPVQYGYFTIGLGMCVPTVMAFADQATKERFVGPALRGEEIWSQLFSEPAGGSDVAAIRTRAVRDGDDWVVNGQKVWTSGAHYSDYGILLVRTNPDVPKHKGLTMFWLDLRSPGVEIRPIHQMSGGSNFNEVYFTDVRIPDAQRLGEVDAGWKVALVTLMNERLAVGGGGGAGPKEILKLAREIDAAEGTLLQEPAFRQKLADWWVQSEGLRNTRMRTITALSRGQTPGPESSIGKIIAANQLQDIGNSAVEAEDQFGIIADPALAPLKGLFQSAVMNAPGLRIAGGTDEILKNIIAERVLGLPGEIRTDKDAAFKDLKA; encoded by the coding sequence ATGGATTTCAACGACACCCCAGAGGAAGCCGCCTATCGCACCCGCGCCCGCGACTGGCTGGAGAGCAACGTCGCCGAGCACAAGGCGCAGGGCCATGCCGACGACATGGCCGCCGCACGCGCGTGGCAGGCGCGCAAGGCCGCGGCCGGCTATGCGCAGATCACCTGGCCGAAGGAATGGGGCGGCGGCGGCGGCACCCCGATCCAGTCGGTGATCTTCGGCCAGGAGGAAGCGAAGCACCCGGTCCAGTACGGCTATTTCACGATCGGGCTGGGCATGTGCGTCCCCACCGTGATGGCGTTCGCGGATCAGGCGACGAAGGAGCGCTTCGTCGGCCCGGCGCTGCGCGGCGAGGAAATCTGGTCGCAGCTCTTCTCCGAACCCGCTGGCGGTTCCGACGTGGCGGCGATCCGGACGCGTGCCGTCAGGGACGGCGACGACTGGGTGGTCAACGGCCAGAAGGTCTGGACCTCGGGCGCGCATTATTCGGATTATGGCATCCTGCTGGTCCGCACCAACCCCGACGTGCCCAAGCACAAGGGGCTGACGATGTTCTGGCTCGACCTGCGCTCGCCCGGCGTCGAGATCCGCCCGATCCACCAGATGTCGGGCGGCTCCAACTTCAACGAGGTGTATTTCACCGACGTCCGCATCCCCGACGCGCAGCGGCTGGGCGAGGTCGATGCCGGCTGGAAGGTGGCGCTGGTCACGCTGATGAACGAGCGCCTCGCGGTCGGCGGCGGCGGCGGTGCGGGGCCGAAGGAAATCCTGAAGCTGGCGCGCGAGATCGACGCGGCGGAGGGTACGCTGCTCCAGGAACCCGCCTTCCGCCAGAAGCTGGCCGACTGGTGGGTCCAGTCGGAGGGGCTGCGCAACACGCGGATGCGCACGATCACCGCGCTCAGCCGCGGGCAGACGCCGGGGCCGGAAAGCTCGATCGGCAAGATCATCGCCGCCAACCAGCTGCAGGACATCGGCAATTCCGCGGTCGAGGCGGAGGATCAGTTCGGCATCATCGCCGATCCGGCGCTCGCGCCGCTCAAGGGGCTGTTCCAGTCCGCGGTGATGAACGCGCCCGGCTTGCGCATCGCGGGCGGCACCGACGAGATCCTGAAGAACATCATCGCCGAACGCGTGCTGGGCCTGCCCGGCGAGATCCGCACCGACAAGGATGCCGCGTTCAAGGATCTGAAGGCGTAG
- a CDS encoding YbgC/FadM family acyl-CoA thioesterase gives MMADGQDQPAQGRFEGAVHLFPLRVYFEDTDLSSVVYHANYLRYMERARSDLLRVAGIDQRAHFEGGGGAYAITDLAIRYRAPARLDDALLVESRVVQVRAASVVIHQTVSRGGELLTDARVTAALVGADGRPRRQPVAWVDLFRRLVTPGEDTP, from the coding sequence ATGATGGCGGACGGTCAGGACCAGCCCGCGCAGGGACGTTTCGAGGGCGCCGTGCACCTGTTCCCGCTGCGCGTCTATTTCGAGGACACCGACCTGTCCTCCGTGGTCTATCACGCCAACTATCTGAGATATATGGAGCGTGCGCGTTCCGACCTGCTGCGCGTCGCGGGCATCGACCAGCGCGCGCACTTCGAGGGCGGGGGCGGCGCCTATGCCATCACCGATCTGGCCATCCGCTACCGCGCGCCTGCGCGGCTCGACGATGCGTTGCTGGTGGAAAGCCGCGTGGTGCAGGTGCGCGCCGCCAGCGTCGTCATTCATCAGACAGTCAGCCGGGGCGGGGAATTGCTGACCGACGCCCGCGTCACCGCCGCGTTGGTGGGGGCCGATGGTCGTCCGCGTCGCCAGCCCGTGGCGTGGGTCGACCTGTTCCGCCGCCTCGTGACTCCAGGGGAAGATACGCCTTGA
- the tolQ gene encoding protein TolQ — MNPILQTDAATLSPIALFLQADWVVKAVMLGLLAASIWTWAIIIASWVKLGRTRKAAETFEREFWAADDIDAFFRAKGQADLPSARVLEAGVTEWRRSTHGNRIDREGVRERLGTVMASAVAREVDQLSDRLNVLATVGSVAPFVGLFGTVWGIMRSFTSIASAQNTSLAVVAPGIAEALFATAIGLFAAIPAVIAYNRFSHAINRIEARLMRFADAFHATLSRQLDGER; from the coding sequence TTGAATCCGATTTTGCAGACCGACGCCGCCACGCTGTCGCCGATCGCGCTGTTCCTTCAGGCCGACTGGGTGGTGAAGGCGGTGATGCTGGGGCTGCTGGCCGCCAGCATCTGGACCTGGGCGATCATCATCGCCTCCTGGGTGAAGCTGGGGCGTACGCGCAAGGCGGCGGAGACGTTCGAGCGCGAGTTCTGGGCCGCGGACGATATCGACGCCTTCTTCCGTGCCAAGGGGCAGGCCGACCTGCCCTCCGCGCGCGTGCTGGAGGCGGGGGTGACAGAGTGGCGCCGCTCCACCCACGGCAACCGCATCGACCGCGAGGGCGTGCGCGAGCGGCTGGGCACGGTGATGGCGAGCGCGGTCGCGCGTGAGGTGGACCAGTTGTCCGACCGGCTCAACGTGCTGGCGACGGTCGGGTCGGTGGCGCCGTTCGTCGGGCTGTTCGGCACCGTCTGGGGCATCATGCGCAGCTTCACCTCGATCGCCAGCGCGCAGAACACCAGCCTGGCGGTGGTCGCGCCGGGCATCGCGGAGGCGCTGTTCGCGACCGCGATCGGGCTGTTCGCCGCCATCCCCGCGGTGATCGCCTACAATCGCTTCAGCCACGCGATCAACCGGATCGAGGCGCGGCTGATGCGCTTCGCCGATGCGTTCCACGCGACGCTCTCGCGCCAGCTCGACGGCGAGCGCTGA
- the tolR gene encoding protein TolR, translating to MAMHLPSARGKGRRAPMADINVTPLVDVMLVLLIIFMVTAPLLTQGVPVNLPDSRAKPLEQDQQPTEISMDADGRIFLAKEEVSADALAQRLDQVVARAPAGQPPQVLLRADRGLDYGRVMRVMGLLNAAGLNRVALVTVGEE from the coding sequence ATGGCGATGCACCTGCCCTCCGCGCGCGGGAAAGGCCGCCGCGCGCCGATGGCGGACATCAACGTGACGCCGCTGGTCGACGTCATGCTGGTGCTGCTCATCATCTTCATGGTCACAGCGCCGCTGCTGACGCAGGGCGTGCCGGTGAACCTGCCCGACAGCCGCGCCAAGCCGCTGGAGCAGGACCAGCAGCCGACCGAGATCTCGATGGACGCCGATGGGCGCATCTTCCTCGCCAAGGAGGAGGTGTCCGCCGACGCGCTGGCGCAGCGGCTGGACCAGGTCGTCGCGCGCGCCCCCGCCGGGCAGCCGCCGCAGGTGCTGCTGCGCGCCGACCGCGGGCTCGACTACGGCCGGGTGATGCGGGTGATGGGGCTGCTCAACGCCGCCGGGCTGAACCGGGTCGCGCTGGTGACGGTGGGCGAGGAATAA
- a CDS encoding cell envelope biogenesis protein TolA, which yields MERAEKIGLAGAVAGHVVLFGLLSVGFLDTPDPLKPKPAPVEVSLVKDVALEAAAPATTEQASQAIAPDVGEPEEAPPPTPEEAPALEPAPKPAPAPEPKPAPAPPKPTPPKPAPAKPAPRPAPAPRPAPQARPKPATPAAEKAPAKPAPARQQSASSASKPAAKPAASKGNGKTQAATATRPRGSRLGDDFLKGLTAEPSKARDSDAPPAAAKIDGKALASIVQAIARQIQPCADRQVDPGPGANQIVTTLNLRLNRDGTLSATPTVVRQAGVDDDNRRYARRVVDLGVAAFKGCSPLKLPAEYYATANGGWSNINYNWKLR from the coding sequence TTGGAGCGCGCCGAGAAGATCGGGCTGGCCGGGGCCGTCGCGGGGCATGTCGTGCTCTTCGGCCTGCTGTCGGTCGGCTTCCTCGACACGCCCGACCCGCTCAAGCCGAAGCCGGCCCCGGTCGAGGTCAGCCTGGTCAAGGACGTCGCGCTGGAGGCTGCGGCTCCGGCGACGACGGAACAGGCGTCGCAGGCGATCGCCCCCGACGTCGGCGAGCCCGAGGAGGCGCCGCCCCCGACGCCCGAGGAAGCGCCCGCGCTCGAGCCCGCGCCCAAACCGGCCCCCGCGCCCGAGCCGAAGCCCGCGCCCGCCCCGCCGAAGCCGACCCCGCCCAAACCCGCGCCGGCCAAGCCTGCGCCCAGGCCCGCTCCGGCGCCCAGGCCCGCGCCGCAGGCCAGGCCCAAGCCCGCCACCCCCGCGGCGGAAAAGGCCCCCGCCAAGCCCGCGCCCGCCAGGCAGCAGAGCGCATCCTCCGCCAGCAAACCCGCGGCCAAGCCCGCCGCATCCAAGGGCAACGGCAAGACGCAGGCCGCGACCGCCACGCGCCCGCGCGGCAGCCGGCTGGGCGACGATTTCCTGAAAGGCCTGACCGCGGAGCCCAGCAAGGCGCGCGACAGCGACGCGCCCCCCGCCGCGGCGAAGATCGATGGCAAGGCGCTCGCTTCGATCGTCCAGGCGATCGCGCGCCAGATCCAGCCCTGCGCCGACCGCCAGGTCGATCCCGGCCCCGGCGCGAACCAGATCGTCACCACGCTCAACCTGCGGCTCAACCGCGACGGGACGCTGTCCGCCACGCCGACCGTGGTGCGGCAGGCCGGCGTCGACGACGACAACCGCCGCTATGCGCGCCGCGTGGTCGATCTGGGCGTTGCGGCGTTCAAGGGGTGTTCGCCGTTGAAACTGCCCGCCGAATATTATGCCACCGCCAACGGGGGGTGGAGCAACATCAACTACAATTGGAAGCTGCGCTGA
- the tolB gene encoding Tol-Pal system beta propeller repeat protein TolB — MRFRFLLLAAATAVATPALAQDVPPVTLQPPAGAAVPAGQTPPPLEVDVTGGISAPMPIAIPPMPTQAVVQTPAGSTDQLGRQLSEIVANDLRNSGLFTPLAPARLRSIAFPEVTAPAFDYWGGSGAQALVQGYIRANGDGTLTVGCYLYDVSAQTELTRQGFVVPPSDWRRAAHKCADMVYTRLTGEGPYFDSRIVYVSETGPKGNRIKRLAIMDQDGANHRFLTAGSSIVLTPRFAPNQQSIVYMSYVGKAPAIYVYDIGSGRQRLVVQNVATTFAPRFSPDGRWILFSMATGGNTDLYRVAAGGGTPQRLTTAPGIDTGGSYSPDGSKIVFESDRSGGQQLYVMNADGSNQQRISFGGGRYATPVWSPRGDLIAFTKIAGAFRIGIMSPSGSGEKLLTNSWQDEGPSWSPNGRVLTFFRQGQGNAGKADLWMVDLTGVNERRIPTPLDGSDPAWGPLRP; from the coding sequence ATGCGATTCCGGTTCCTCCTTCTCGCTGCCGCCACCGCGGTCGCCACCCCGGCGCTGGCGCAGGACGTGCCCCCGGTGACGCTCCAGCCCCCCGCGGGCGCGGCGGTGCCCGCGGGGCAGACCCCGCCGCCGCTGGAGGTCGACGTCACCGGCGGTATCAGCGCGCCGATGCCGATCGCGATCCCGCCGATGCCGACGCAGGCGGTGGTGCAGACGCCGGCGGGCTCGACCGACCAGCTCGGCCGTCAATTGTCGGAGATCGTCGCCAACGACCTGCGCAACTCCGGGCTCTTCACCCCGCTCGCGCCCGCGCGGCTGCGCAGCATCGCCTTCCCGGAGGTGACCGCGCCCGCCTTCGACTATTGGGGCGGGTCGGGCGCGCAGGCGCTGGTGCAGGGCTATATCCGCGCCAACGGCGACGGTACGCTGACGGTCGGCTGCTACCTCTACGACGTCTCGGCACAGACCGAGCTGACGCGGCAGGGCTTCGTCGTGCCGCCGTCGGACTGGCGGCGTGCCGCGCACAAATGCGCCGACATGGTCTATACCCGGCTGACCGGCGAGGGCCCCTATTTCGACAGCCGCATCGTCTATGTCAGCGAGACCGGACCCAAGGGCAACCGCATCAAGCGCCTCGCGATCATGGACCAGGACGGCGCCAACCACCGCTTCCTGACCGCGGGCTCGTCGATCGTGCTGACGCCGCGGTTCGCGCCCAACCAGCAGTCGATCGTCTATATGAGCTATGTGGGCAAGGCGCCCGCGATCTACGTCTACGACATCGGCTCGGGGCGGCAGCGGCTGGTGGTGCAGAACGTCGCCACCACCTTCGCGCCGCGCTTCTCGCCCGATGGCCGCTGGATCCTGTTCTCGATGGCGACCGGCGGCAACACCGATCTCTACCGCGTCGCCGCCGGCGGCGGCACGCCGCAGCGGCTGACCACCGCACCCGGCATCGACACCGGCGGCAGCTATTCGCCCGATGGGTCGAAGATCGTCTTCGAAAGCGACCGTTCGGGCGGACAGCAGCTCTACGTCATGAACGCGGACGGCTCGAACCAGCAGCGCATCAGCTTCGGCGGCGGGCGCTATGCGACGCCGGTGTGGAGCCCGCGCGGCGACCTGATCGCCTTCACGAAGATCGCGGGCGCATTCCGCATCGGCATCATGAGCCCCAGCGGATCGGGCGAGAAGCTGCTCACCAACAGCTGGCAGGACGAGGGGCCCTCGTGGAGCCCGAACGGTCGCGTCCTCACCTTCTTCCGCCAGGGGCAGGGCAATGCCGGCAAGGCCGACCTGTGGATGGTCGACCTGACCGGGGTGAACGAGCGCCGCATCCCGACCCCGCTCGACGGCTCCGACCCCGCGTGGGGACCATTACGCCCCTGA
- the pal gene encoding peptidoglycan-associated lipoprotein Pal, with translation MARLTTTILMATALVATAACSKKRPEVLPPAPGQTPPPAPTTGPVDPNGGIAPGSAADFKRTAQSDTVLFGLDMYDIDATARAILDTQAEWLLRYPNVTITVEGHADERGTREYNLALGDRRANAAKNYLAARGVSPSRITTISYGKERPVALGSDEASWAQNRRAVTVIVNGG, from the coding sequence ATGGCAAGACTGACCACCACGATCCTGATGGCGACCGCGCTGGTCGCGACCGCGGCCTGTTCGAAGAAGCGGCCCGAGGTACTGCCGCCTGCACCGGGCCAGACGCCGCCGCCCGCACCGACCACCGGGCCGGTCGACCCGAACGGCGGCATCGCCCCCGGCTCCGCGGCGGATTTCAAGCGCACGGCGCAGAGCGACACGGTGCTCTTCGGGCTCGACATGTACGACATCGACGCGACCGCGCGCGCGATCCTCGACACGCAGGCGGAGTGGTTGCTGCGCTACCCCAACGTGACGATCACGGTGGAGGGCCATGCCGACGAACGCGGCACGCGCGAATACAATCTCGCGCTCGGCGACCGCCGCGCGAACGCCGCGAAGAACTATCTCGCCGCCCGCGGCGTCTCGCCCTCGCGGATCACGACGATCAGCTACGGCAAGGAACGCCCCGTCGCGCTCGGCTCCGACGAGGCGAGCTGGGCGCAGAACCGCCGCGCGGTGACGGTGATCGTCAACGGGGGGTGA